TTCTATCATAAAATCTCAATGTTCACTAATGTGTATAGAAGTTAAGAGTAAATTGATCCAACCGATGAATGTTTATTAAATGGACTAATTAAGGTAAAAAATACATTGTTTAGTTTGGGCACTTTTAACATGTTCTTTCCTACTGGTTGATTGGGATTCCGGTACAACAATTACTAGCCCAAAAAGCTTGTAAAGGCAAGTTTATAAAAAGATGGTTTTGTGATTTCTCAAAACGAGGTGGCTGAAGAAGATTCCGGTCCTTCTGCTTTATCTAATAATTAAGATTTCAGCTCAAGTAGAATACTGACTAGTTGAGCTGACTCCAAAATATTTCGGCGAAGTACGCGTAAATTCTGTTCATACAGCTCTTTTACAACTGacaaattttatattatttgcaaTCAAAAAATGTGTGAGCGAAGAATTATATCATTTGTAGATAAGACTTACAATTAATGAAGATGAAAAATAAGAGgtagaaaaactatttttaaaatctttatgcGTTTTCGCGAgaagtaatttttgttaatCAAGGGTCCCAAAGTTGCGTATTTCGTGAAAAGGGTTGAAAAAATCGTGAAATTCggtcatcagcaaaaattagcTACCCTTTAAGATTTTGAATCTAAATAAATAATTCCCGCTGTGACAATCAATGACAATTAAACGTTGACAAACATTTAAAGTGCGTGATACTTCGTAGAAGAGGGAGCGGCTTTCTCAATTGCTTGTGGTTAAGGGTTTTGAAAATTTCACCCTTCCTTGCAATAATTTATGTCGAAATTGTAGTTAGATGTAAAATTATattcattaaaattaaattacgCACATAGGTATTGtaaatttattaatattttataagtcatttttaacaaaaatttctaGATAccatttgataatttttaagtgCTTTTTATGAAACAATATTCTTTCAACCACTTAATATCCGCCAACTTTGCTCCAAGACAATCAAATATTACGGTATAAGGCAGGAAAATAGAGCACAGCGTGGAGGATGAAATTAATCAATTTTGTATTTTCGTTAACCCTGATCCACCCACTTTcccttataaaaaacttttggtGGATATTTTTTCAGTTTCTGCATTCTAGAGGCTCAACTGTTGCTTAGTTTATTGCTTGGTGACTATCTACTTTGGCAGATCATGAGTTTGCTGGTCCTTTTTTTCATTGGTTATTTATACTTGCTACAGATGTTGCTTACAAGATGTTGCTTATGGAAAAAAGcgtataatttaaattttttttcgatgTTGGTGAAAGAGAACAACTGTTAAATGCCATGCCACGTGTTCGTCAAACCAGTTAAAAAGTCACGAAAGATAACAGATACACAGAGTTTATTTGCGATTTTAATATGTTACAAAATTACGTAATAATCCCAAAATAGACTTCTCTTATCTTGTGCAGAAATGGCTAAACTAATAGCCGTGATTAAACGATTCTCCAAATACAATTcacagaaaataaaatcttttactTCAGTATTTAGATTAAAGTTGTTACAAGATTATTTTTGTATGGTGTCTCACAGGATTATTTTTAGTATGAAAAATGCAGACTCTCACAAGATTACTTCTCTCTATTTTCTCTAATCTTATTTCGTAGATAAGTGTTCAGGTATAAATAAAGTTCTATCCATGAAAACAACATTCTTTTCTTTTGGTAACGTCGCGACCAGCACGTAAACAAACCACATGTGTCAAACCTGTTTTTGACGAGAAATGACGATACTAACGTGACTATTTCTTTCTACCCTTGGATCCGCCCGGTGCGCCACCACCGCCACTACCAGATGCGCCCTGAAACTGTTTCATCATATTTTGAAGGCCTCCCATTCCACCTAAAAAGAAAGGTTTTTATGCAACTTTGGAAAAGATGCGAGGAAAGAATCAACgttaatgacataaattttaGCGAGAATTTAATGTTCACGATTTCGCGAGAAAtctgaaattttctaaaattgatTAATTACTGAAATCATCTAGTGATATTTATTCAGTCATACTTTGAAGCAATGTACAAGTGTTTGATTTAGGCGGTAAAATTTCGCTTATCATGTCTTACTAGTGATGATTGACCAAACTCGCAATATTAAAGATAAaatgttagctaacttttttatttaaacagatgTGACCACAAAGAGGCAGATAAACAAGGCACGAAAAATTGCGGCGTGTTAGCGGCGGACGAAACGtggtttataaatttttatttatatatttatcaaaaaagaaTATAGAATGACATCTATCGCAGGTCATGCAAGAAACGAGAATATATGACACTTGTAATGTTATTGAGCTTCAGTTATGAAACATATTTGTATTatattgcaaatatatacaatgtttttgttatgaAGAGGGAAAAGGTTGTTCAGAAAAACACGCTTGTAATCAGTTTCGATGTTTTTGGAACTCAACGTTAATAGTGCGTTGGGTAAGTTTTACAAACTGTAAGATTGTTAGAGCCGCTAAGCTTTCTTGTTTTGTTAAAGCTGACATCTTAAATCTGATCGAAGAGTAACAGACTGTAAAAGATATAGTGATTCTTTATCATGGCACGTGATAAAAATCACCTATATATACATCTGAATAAACTATCGGTgatcatcactaacatatagCCGCaagtagtgtagtgggttcgtctatGGCTCCCAGAATTTTTCCTTATTCACCAAAAATGTTGTCGTTGTAGCAAGAAAAGCAaaagatttttagttttttcacTAAGAGAACAAACAAACCATTTCTCACCTAGCTGATGGAGAACACGTGGGTCCATCATTTTCGCCATTTGGTGATTTAATTTTGCCATTTGGGAAGGATTCACGTTCTTTGCCATATCTCCACCTGCGATCAAAACAAAATCGATTTTAGTTGATTATATTAAAGAAGTTAAAAGATTCGATCAAACTTTTCATTAATTGCCATCAGAAATTTAAGTGAAATAAGACGGCTTATCAGAGTTTTACGTACCTTTAAAAAGTCCTTTGATACCTCCCATTTTCTTCACCATCTGAGCAAATTTTTGATATTGTGTTAGTAGTTCTTGAACCTCTCGAGTTGAAACTCCAGAACCTCGTGCCACACGATTTAATCGTCCTGGTTGTTTTGTAAACAATTTTGCTCCATTTGGACTGTCTAATTCTAAATGAAATTAGTAGGAACTCATTCATCATCATATTATATCATTTCCTAGAATAACCTTTCAATAGTACATAACCCTAATTCGAATGCTATTAATTCGAACATCCGTTATTTCGAACGACTACTTGATCCCTTGATTTATAAACTCTTTTGTTTTCTACTGGTTAATTTAAACATTCGTTTTTATTCGAACATATTTTTCGATCCCTTTCGTGTTGGAGTGAGCAGATACTGTAGCTGATACAATCCCTTTAGTTTCCTTTAAATATATTCTACACGGCAGGTGCTGTGCAGAGTGTGGATAGGATTGAACTCAAATTTTATAACCAAAAACTAAATGCTCATAAAGCAGGTTTAGTAGAACGCAAAGAAAaaggttctgttttttttagtgAAGGTTTGTTTTGCAGTCTGCACTGAGCTGATCAGGAAAAAATCATCATGCTTATAGATGTTTAATTatcaattaaaaatatttaggtGGCATTACGTATTTGCGCGAAATTGGCCTGTCGTTATTACGGCAGTTGAAAAAAAAACGACATAAGAATATTTGCGTGAAATTGTTAACTTTTGTCTGAAATTTTTCTCTGGTCACTTAGCATATTGAatacaagttttttatttatcagaAAACCTAAGTATTTAATTGACGCTGGAGATTCTTAAAATTTTCATAATTTGAGTCTCGAATGTTTCTTCTTAATGTTTGAGTATTTCTTAGTCTGCTAAAGTTTCTTAAACAGATTCGAAGTAACAATGGTAAAAAACAGCGTGATGAAGAGTCGTTTTCATTCCGTTCTGTACGCAAATGCCAAGGTGCCAACAAAGCAGGCAAGCAACTGGCATTTCAAGTCAAAAATTTTAAGACAAGAACatcaattaaattaaataaaaagtttgaGTAAAGCTAACCTATATCATTCATACTATCCATCATTGTCATCAATCTTTTTAATCTCGCTACAGATTCTTGTTCGTTGCCTTTTGATATAAAATCATTGCTAAATCCTGGTATCATACccttagaaaaaaaaacaacagtaaACAGTAAATtgagtaaataaaatatttgcaaaagCTGATCATGGTGGGtcttaaaataagtttttattcGAAGTAAAATTAAATCTTACATAAACTATTTTAAATTCAGTCTGCTGTCAGAAAAACACCTATGTAGACTGTCCTAAGTCACGAGGTTTTGAGATATAGCCTTTTTAAAATGGTAACCAAGATGGCACGCCCTGCGTGACACTAGTACAGAAAGGGTCAAACATAACAACTCACCATAATTTGACTAAATGGACCCATTTTCATAATGTTTTGAAATTGCTCATACATGTCGCGTAATGTGAACACACCTAACATAAAAATCACAAAGAAATACAAACCAAATAAGTTCATTTCAAAAACAAGGTGAATTGTAATCTTATACCTTGCTTAAGCTTGTCTATGAGTTCTTCATTTTCATCCAGTTTCAACTCATTCACTTTGTCTATCAAACCCTCAATATCGCCCATACCTAAAATGAATTCGATCAAGTTAGATCTTGGTATTACAACAAGTGTTTTCAAGACACTAATTTTATACAAACATAAAATCACTGTCACAGTGTTGGCTTTCTACACGGTCCTTACGACAAGACTTTTTGACGacaatacaataaaaattttcCCTATATAGACGAAATGGTAAAAATTGGGAACAAATATTAAAAGTCAAAAACCTATCAAATTGCAGGTATAAGTAATTCCTTGTTAAATCTCTAAGATTTCGCTGATATTTGACAGCTTTTCCTGACTCCTGTAAGTCTTCTGTAAGTTTTACTGCCCAATCAACAAAAtgtaacaaaacataaaataccataataaaaagaaaaaaaacagcaacaacatttcagttacaacgttttctTACCCAGCAGTTTACTGATAAAAGGTTGTGTTTTAAATGGTTCAAAGTCATCTATGTGTTCTCCTGTACCAATGAAAATGATGGGACTCTTGGTGCCTGCAACACTAAAACATGATgaaaaatacatgtttatatgcttataaaaagaaGTAGAAATGTACAAACTGATGTTTCGTGGTTCTATACTGGTGTTAGTAATCTACCTAAGGACTTTTTAACTGATCAAAATCCTCCAGTAAAAGTACATATAATAAAAATGCTTACGCGCTGAGAGCACCGCCACCCTTCGCATGACCATCAAGTTTTGTGATAATAACAGATGCAACATctactttttctttaaaagctCTAGCCTGGAATAACAATTACTTTAACATTATGTTTGCTAACAAATCAACGAATCGAGACACTCCAATGTTCTTAATTCTGCTTAAGACATGTATTGACAACTGTTATTTTTTAGCAAGACACTACAATCGTTGGACAAtacacataaaaaaacatttctaaacacTTACTTGAGCTTCACAAGCTTGACCAATGGAAGCATCCATCACGAAAATAATATTATCAGGATTCTAAAAAATAGGTGTTTTTATTGCACTAGGATTTGAACGATAATACTTTAACGTAGGggaagaataaaaaagtttgctTGACTGTTTTTACAAGTTTGTTTAAGAGGTGTCATTGTTGTACTCATTGGCAATGCTGCTGAAAGTATACAGTTTAATTTTTGGTCTTTATGTgaaaaaagaatatattgcTGAGGAGGATAACCAGGTAAATGGCTCAAAGcttgtataaaaataattacaaacaacttcattttattttgtcaATCATCTCATTAATAGAAAATCTTGTTCTGATATATGGTGGAGCAAAACGAACAAACAGCTAACTTACTACAGAgtttgaaacttgcaacatttCTTCAAAGAGGGACTCTTCTTGTTTATGACGGCCACTGGAAGAAGAAAAACACTAGTAAACATACTGTGCAAACATTCTTGACAAAAAATGTTAGTAGTTAAATAGAATTAATTTACGTTCAAAATAGAATTAATTTACGTTCAAtctatttttagtattttaagGTTTGTATGGAGTTTCTTCATAAAAGAAGTCTGTGAAAAAAATTCTAGAGAAATTCACCCATCATACATTATTTCTAAAATTACTAAGAAAGGAGAAGAAGTCAAAATAAATCTGCAGCacaaccattttaaacagacAAACTATGCATTTTATTACAGAGATTAAATGGGTTGGCAAGTATACAAAACAAGTTAAGACCCGTATCTATGAGACATATTCTAAAAGCTATAAGTTCACATGTTATAATGACACTACTTTATACCTAGTATCAACAATGATAATCTCAAAGTtttcctttttaaacttttcaacaCCATCAGCTGCAATGACAGCAGGATCGGGTTCAGAGTAACTAAAGAAAGAAAGATATCGACATGACACacacattttaaaaagaaattaaatagaTTTTTCGACAACAAAAGGATTTACCTTCCATAATATGGTATTCTGGCTTTCAAAGCATTTTGTTTTAACTGATCAAAAGCACCTAAATTGAAAATTCTAAGTGGAAACCATGTACACACTGCTGAAAGGGAATATGGGTCTTAGATAAGGATTGCTTAGTCATAGATAAGAAAtgctgtaaaaaatatataagatgTAAACTGTAGACTATATAAACATTGATTAATTTGAACTTACCTGCACGGAATGTATCAGCACATATAAGACACGTTTTCCATCCTTTTCGTTGATAGTAATATGCCAACTAAAACAGAAAATTAATTATTGCTTGTAATTTTTATACAGATGTTACGTTGAAAAAACCTGTCAGGAAAATCTGTGTTAATTCATTCTCAGTACTTGCAGCTACCATCTCTAGCTTAGACAGCGAGCACTATTATATAGATAGTCGttacccatggaaaaatccaaggGGTTCATCTTTGAATTACATGCTATTTTGTATGCCTGCTACACAACAATTTTCTTTcctgacagacagacaaaatacagctaACTATATATAGAGAGTTATTTGCCGGCAGATCAATTTTTATAGCTCATGAATACTAACCTTAGTACATGTCGTAGTCTTACCACTGCCTTGGAGACCAACAAACATAATCACATTATTCTTTCCTTTGCTTGGATGCCATGTTTTAACACCAGGATCAACCAactatgtgaaaaaaattagaagTTATGATTGTCTACATAAAATTTGCAGAACCACAGATACAACTATAAGCACAATTCAAGATGCTTACTTTACATAACTCTTGAAATACAGTATGTTGAATGAGTCTTCTTTTATTTGTACCAGCAGCCATTTCTTCAATGTTGGCTGCTGctctaatataaaaatttaaaaaaaaacatgtataaaCAAGTAAGTAAACTTATGTATAAGATAAGGTAATAAACAGCATGCAACTAGTTGATGAAATAATTACAAGTTATACATCAAATAGTGAAAGTGAAACTTGTACATGAGATACACaagaatatgaaaatttttaatgagGCTGCATGctcttatttttcacaaaatgttacAGTCTAATAATATTGATTCTAAAATCCAAGTCTTAGCCTAAATGATTGCATTCTTACTTGATATTAGTTCTTAACTGCTTGACCAACTTGACATTGACATCAGATTCTATTAAAGCTGAGCATATTTCTTTTAGCATGGCATTCAAGACTTCCTCGTTGATAACTGTAGCATTGCTCAGAGAACGCAGAGCGTGAGTAATCTTGCGACCAAGATCAGCTAACACCATTTTGAATTATATGCTTGTATttataaatgtatatatttttataaatgtatatattttttctaaatataaaataaaattcctatTAAGTTCACTACGTACATCACATGTACACAGTGCAAAGAACTATCACATGCTTCattttattctttaaattttttgtagcCTACAAAGGTTGAATACAAAGGGTACATAAAAACAACCCAGAATGTACTCAGAGGTATTCTTCACATTTAGTGAATGTTACCATCTTATTCAAAACTAGTGTCA
The genomic region above belongs to Hydractinia symbiolongicarpus strain clone_291-10 chromosome 4, HSymV2.1, whole genome shotgun sequence and contains:
- the LOC130642050 gene encoding signal recognition particle subunit SRP54, which codes for MVLADLGRKITHALRSLSNATVINEEVLNAMLKEICSALIESDVNVKLVKQLRTNIKAAANIEEMAAGTNKRRLIQHTVFQELCKLVDPGVKTWHPSKGKNNVIMFVGLQGSGKTTTCTKLAYYYQRKGWKTCLICADTFRAGAFDQLKQNALKARIPYYGSYSEPDPAVIAADGVEKFKKENFEIIIVDTSGRHKQEESLFEEMLQVSNSVNPDNIIFVMDASIGQACEAQARAFKEKVDVASVIITKLDGHAKGGGALSAVAGTKSPIIFIGTGEHIDDFEPFKTQPFISKLLGMGDIEGLIDKVNELKLDENEELIDKLKQGVFTLRDMYEQFQNIMKMGPFSQIMGMIPGFSNDFISKGNEQESVARLKRLMTMMDSMNDIELDSPNGAKLFTKQPGRLNRVARGSGVSTREVQELLTQYQKFAQMVKKMGGIKGLFKGGDMAKNVNPSQMAKLNHQMAKMMDPRVLHQLGGMGGLQNMMKQFQGASGSGGGGAPGGSKGRKK